The Nisaea sediminum genomic sequence CGGGGCTTCCTTCGCGGAATATGCCGGGCTCGACGATCCGGTGATCGACATCGCCATCACCCCGGACCGGGCCGACTGTCTCGGAGTCCGCGGCATCGCCCGCGACCTCGCCGCCGCCGGTCTCGGCAAGCTGAAGCCGCTCGACATCCCCGAGGTGAAAGGCACCTTCACCAGTCCCATCCAGTGGGACGTGGACGTGCCGGAGCCGTCGCTGGTTCCTTACGTCGTCGGCCGCTATTTCAAGGGCGTGAAGAACGGTCCGAGCCCGAAATGGATGCAGGACCGGCTGACCGCGATCGGCCTGCGCCCGATCTCCGGCCTCGTCGACATCACCAACTACATGATGATGGATGTCGGCCGGCCGCTGCATGCCTATGACGCGGACAAGGTTTCGGGAGGCGCCATCCGGATCCGGCTATCGAAAGCGGGCGAGAGCTACGAGGCGCTCAACGAGAAGGTCTATACCTTCGAGGACGGCATGCTGGTGCTCGGCGACGAGCACGGCATCGACGACATGGCCGGCATCATGGGCGGCGAACGCACCGGTTGCACCGACGAGACGGTGAACATGTATCTCGAGGTCGCGATCTTCGATCCGATCTCGGTCGCGATGACCGGGCGCAAGCAGAATGTGCTGAGCGACGCGCGCTACCGGTTCGAGCGCGGCCTCGATCCGACGGGCCCGACCTGGGGCGTGCATCTCGCCTCGAAGCTGGTGCAGGAGATCTGCGGCGGCGAGATGAGCGAGCTCGTGGTGCACGGCCAGGAAGAGGACTGGAAGCGCACCATCACGCTGCGCCATTCCCGCATCCGTTCCCTCGGCGGTATCGACATTCCCGAGGAGACGGCGAAGCGGATCCTGACCGATCTCGGCTTCGAGGTCTCCGGCAGCGGCGAGAGCATCAGCGCCGTCGTGCCGCCGTGGCGCCGCGATGTCGAGGGGGAGGCCTGCCTGGTCGAGGAGATCCTCCGGATCAACGGCTATGACGAGATCCCGGTGGTCTCGATGGAAACCGGCCATGTGGTTCCGGAGCCGGCGCTCTCCAAGGAGCAGGTCCGCGAGGGCCGGGCGAAGCGCGTGCTCTCTTCCCGCGGCATGCTGGAGGCGGTGACCTTCTCCTTCCTCTCGCGCTCCGAGGCCGAGCTGTTCGGTGGCGGCGCGGCGGAACTGACGCTGGTCAACCCGATCTCCAGCGAGCTCGACGTAATGCGTCCGTCGATCCTGCCGAACCTGCTCGCGGCCGCGGCGCGGAACGCGAATGTGGGCAACGGCGACGCGACGCTCTTCGAGGTCGGCCCGCAATATGCGGACGCGACACCGAAGGGCCAGTCCAAGGTGATCGCGGGCATCCGTGTCGGCCGCACCGGCCCGAAGGACTGGGCCGCTTCGACCCGGCCGGTGGATGCCTTCGACGCAAAGGCGGACGTCGTCGCGCTGCTCGAGGCGCTGGATGCGCCGGCGGGCAATCTTCAGGTCTCGACCGATGCGCCGGACTGGTATCACCCGGGTCGCTCCGGTGCGCTCCGCCTCGGCCCGAACGTGCTGGCCTTCTTCGGCGAGCTGCATCCGAAGGTGCTGAGAGAGATGGATGTGAGGGGCCCGGCGGTGGCCTTCGAGGTCTTCCTCGAGAAGGTGCCGGTGCCGAAATCCAAGGGTGCGGCGAAGAGTTTCCTCAAGCTCTCCCCGTTCCAGCCGCTGACCCGCGACTTCGCCTTCGTGGTGGAGAAGGACGTGCCGGCGGACAAGCTGGTGCGTGCCGCGGCCGGAGCGGACAAGGCGTTGATCTCCGGCGTGCGTCTGTTCGACGAGTATCAGGGCAAGGGGCTTGGGGAGAACGAGAAGTCGCTCGCCATCCAGGTCACCCTGCAGCCGGTCGACGCGACCCTGACGGACGAGCAGATCGAGGCCGTCGGCCAGAAGATCGTCGCCCAGGTCGAGAAGGCCGTCGGGGGCCGGATCCGGGGGTAGGACGGATCGAGGTATCAGAACGGGCCGGGCATTTGCCCGGCCTTTATTATTTGGTCACGTCATCCCGGCCGAAGAGCCGGGACCTTGTCGAACGAAGAGTTGCACCTTTTGAAAGGTCCCGGAGCAGGTCCGGGATGACGTCCATGTAGAGGTTGGTTCTTCAGACCGACGCCTGCAGCTCCATGGCGGAATAATCCGGTTTCGCCCGGGTCGGACCCTTGGCGCGGACACCGCCGGAGAAAAGAGCGGTCTCCAGCATGCGCTCGCATTTGCGCAGGAATTCCTTCGGGGCTTTGTAACGGATCGCGCCGGCGAGCTGCGCGCGGGCTTCGCGGATCTTCATCGCGCGCCGCTCGATCTCGTCTTCGAGGCCGGCCTCGATCGCGGCCCTCGCGGCGACGGAGGTCGCCTTCATGAAGGCCTGCAACATCAGCGCGTCGATCGCGGCGTTGGTTTCCTCGGTATAATCTTTTGGCAGTTTCGCGTTCCGGATCGCTTCCTTGAGGCTTTTGGCCGAAGCTTCGCAGCGGTCCATGTGACCGTGCTCGGCGCGCTGTTTGATCCGGGATAGGGCACCATTGACCGCTGGCGCCAGTGCGTGAATCCGGCTGAGCGCCGCGTCGTCCTCGACCGTTCTGGTCTCCGTCTGTCCGAACATCTGCATCCCTCCAACTTTCTGTTGATGGTGCATGGTTAACGATACGTAAATATTAAAATGCTTTTTATATAATTACCAGAGAAAAATGGAGACGTGTCTGGCATTCGAAACACGGGTCGGCACACAGCCTGGACGGTCAGGTTTCCCCCGTCGCGTCTCGACCGGAATCCAGCGGGCCGATCACGCTTCGGAAGGGGTGCCCGTAGACGCTTCCGTCTCGTCCCCATCTGTCGGCGTGTCGAGCGGCTTGGCCTTGGTCGGGCCCTTTGCCTTCACGCCGCCGGTGAGCAAGGCGGTCTCGATCATGCGTTCGCATTTTAGCTGAAACTCGCGCGGCGCCTTGTATTTCATAGCGCCTCGGAGATTTTCCCGTGCTTCCCGGATGCAATCCGCCCGGGAATCTTGGTCGTCTTTCATCGCTGCGTCGATCGCGGCCTTCGCCGCGATGTCGGTCGCTTTCATGAACGCGTGCAGCATGAGGGCATCAATGGCGCGGCGGCTTTCGTCGCAGAATTTCCGCGGAAGTTTCGGATTCTTGAGCACCTCCGCCAAGCGACCGGTCGCAGCCTCGCAACG encodes the following:
- the pheT gene encoding phenylalanine--tRNA ligase subunit beta, translated to MKFTLSWLKEHLETEASLEEICDALPMLGLEVEELINPAEKLEPFTIAYVVEAVQHPNADRLRVCKVDTGKEIIQVVCGAPNARTGMKGVFAPSGSHIPGTGVDLKKGVIRGEESNGMLCSEREMGLSEDHDGIIDLPEDAPVGASFAEYAGLDDPVIDIAITPDRADCLGVRGIARDLAAAGLGKLKPLDIPEVKGTFTSPIQWDVDVPEPSLVPYVVGRYFKGVKNGPSPKWMQDRLTAIGLRPISGLVDITNYMMMDVGRPLHAYDADKVSGGAIRIRLSKAGESYEALNEKVYTFEDGMLVLGDEHGIDDMAGIMGGERTGCTDETVNMYLEVAIFDPISVAMTGRKQNVLSDARYRFERGLDPTGPTWGVHLASKLVQEICGGEMSELVVHGQEEDWKRTITLRHSRIRSLGGIDIPEETAKRILTDLGFEVSGSGESISAVVPPWRRDVEGEACLVEEILRINGYDEIPVVSMETGHVVPEPALSKEQVREGRAKRVLSSRGMLEAVTFSFLSRSEAELFGGGAAELTLVNPISSELDVMRPSILPNLLAAAARNANVGNGDATLFEVGPQYADATPKGQSKVIAGIRVGRTGPKDWAASTRPVDAFDAKADVVALLEALDAPAGNLQVSTDAPDWYHPGRSGALRLGPNVLAFFGELHPKVLREMDVRGPAVAFEVFLEKVPVPKSKGAAKSFLKLSPFQPLTRDFAFVVEKDVPADKLVRAAAGADKALISGVRLFDEYQGKGLGENEKSLAIQVTLQPVDATLTDEQIEAVGQKIVAQVEKAVGGRIRG